The genomic segment CTGCTTAGCCGCACGCGTGCAGCACAAATGTTTTCGACTCTGAAGAGAGTGATGACCGTCGCGCCGATTCCCTGCCGACTATGAATTTATTAGCCGAGCTCATAACAGCATTCGCGTTTTAAGAATAATCCCCCTGCTTTCGCCGACTATGCTTAACGTTCAAAAAACCATTAGCACGTTTATTTCCCCTTTTGAATACCGGAGGCCTGGCATGAGCAACCAAGGCGAATATCCCGAAGATAGTCGGGTTGGGATACACGAGTCACACGATTTTAGTTTGACTCGTCGCGATCTGATTAAAGTCAGTGCCGCGACGGCGGCAACGGCAGTCGTTTATTCACATTCCACATTTGCGGCACGCGTGCCGGCTGCCACACCCGCCCCCGAGATAATGCCCCTGACACTCAAGGTGAACGGTAAAACCGAGCAGCTAGAGGTGGATACCCGAACCTCGCTGCTGGACGCGCTACGCGAAAATCTGCATCTGACCGGCACGAAAAAGGGCTGCGATCACGGACAATGCGGGGCCTGCACCGTGCTGGTCGACGGTCGCAGGCTCAATGCCTGCCTGACACTTGCCGTTATGCATCAGGGGGCGGAGATCACCACCATTGAAGGCCTGGGGACGCCAGATAATCTTCACCCCATGCAGGCGGCCTTTATCAGGCATGATGGCTTCCAGTGCGGCTACTGCACCTCCGGGCAAATTTGCTCCTCGGTAGCGGTGCTAAAAGAGATTCAGGACGGCATTCCGAGCCACGTAACCCTCGACCTGGTTTCTCCGCCGGAAATGACAGCCGATGAAATTCGTGAGCGTATGAGCGGCAACCTCTGCCGCTGTGGCGCTTACGCCAATATACTTGCCGCCATTGAAGACGCAGCGGGGGGAAGTCAATCATGAAGGCGTTTACCTATGAACGTGTGAATACCCCGGCCGAGGCGGTGCTGAGCGCTCAGCGTGTTCCCGGCGCCAGGTTTATCGCAGGCGGCACCAATCTGCTGGATCTAATGAAGTTAGAGATTGAAACGCCCACCCACCTTATCGACATAAACGGGCTAGGGCTGGACCGGATTGCAGCGACCGATGCGGGCGGCCTGCGCATCGGCGCACTGGTGTGCAACACCGATTTAGCAGCCCACGAACGCGTGCGTCGGGATTATGCCGTACTCTCCCGCGCCCTGCTCGCTGGCGCTTCCGGCCAGTTACGTAATCAGGCGACCACCGCAGGTAACCTGCTCCAGCGCACGCGCTGCCCCTACTTTTACGATACCAACCAGCCCTGTAATAAACGCCTGCCCGGCAGCGGCTGTGCCGCGCTTGAAGGCTTTAGCCGTCAGCACGCGGTGGTAGGCGTAAGCGAAGCCTGCATTGCCACCCATCCAAGTGATATGGCGGTTGCGATGCGGTTGCTGGATGCGGTGGTGGAAACCATCACGCCTGAGGGAAAGTCGCGCAGTATTAAGCTTGCTGATTTTTACCGCCCTCCGGAGAAAACGCCGCACATTGAAACCGCTCTGCTGCCCGGTGAGCTTATCGTCGCGGTGACGTTGCCGCCCCCTGTCGGCGGGGCACATTTCTACCGCAAGGTGCGCGATCGTGCCTCCTACGCCTTTGCGCTAGTGTCGGTCGCGGCGATCGTCCAGCCAGACGGCAGTGGACGCGTCGCGCTGGGCGGGGTGGCGCATAAACCCTGGCGCGTTGAGGCGGCGGACGCTCAACTGCCACAGGGAGCGCAAGCCGTGTATGAGACGCTGTTC from the unidentified bacterial endosymbiont genome contains:
- the paoA gene encoding aldehyde dehydrogenase iron-sulfur subunit PaoA: MSNQGEYPEDSRVGIHESHDFSLTRRDLIKVSAATAATAVVYSHSTFAARVPAATPAPEIMPLTLKVNGKTEQLEVDTRTSLLDALRENLHLTGTKKGCDHGQCGACTVLVDGRRLNACLTLAVMHQGAEITTIEGLGTPDNLHPMQAAFIRHDGFQCGYCTSGQICSSVAVLKEIQDGIPSHVTLDLVSPPEMTADEIRERMSGNLCRCGAYANILAAIEDAAGGSQS
- the paoB gene encoding aldehyde oxidoreductase FAD-binding subunit PaoB, with amino-acid sequence MKAFTYERVNTPAEAVLSAQRVPGARFIAGGTNLLDLMKLEIETPTHLIDINGLGLDRIAATDAGGLRIGALVCNTDLAAHERVRRDYAVLSRALLAGASGQLRNQATTAGNLLQRTRCPYFYDTNQPCNKRLPGSGCAALEGFSRQHAVVGVSEACIATHPSDMAVAMRLLDAVVETITPEGKSRSIKLADFYRPPEKTPHIETALLPGELIVAVTLPPPVGGAHFYRKVRDRASYAFALVSVAAIVQPDGSGRVALGGVAHKPWRVEAADAQLPQGAQAVYETLFASAHPTAENTFKLLLAKRTLASVLTEARAQA